A window of Microbacterium sp. BK668 genomic DNA:
GGCTCATCGTGCTGGGACTCGTCGCGCTCGCGGGATGGCAGGTCGCCGAGGCGCTGCTGGAGCGCGACCCCGACACCAAGAAGAAGTGGGGACACCGCGCCAAGTACATCGGCACGGCCCTCATCTACCTCGCGATCGCGGGCACGGCGCTGGTCTACGCCCTCGGTGGGCAGTCGGACTCCTCGGAGTCGACGCAGACGTTCAGCGCGCAGCTCATGTCGACGGGCCCCGGCGTCGTGCTGGTCGCGGTGATCGGCCTCGGAGTCGCGGCGATCGGCGTCGCGTTCATCTTCCGCGGGGCGACGCGGGCGTTCGAGAAGCACCTCGATCTCCCGGACAACCCGGCCCGGCGGGGAATCGTCACCTTCGGCGTCGTCGGCTACATCGCCAAGGGGATCGCAGTCGGAATCACCGGAATCCTCTTCATCGCCGCCGCCCTCACTCACGACCCCGAGACCGCGGGCGGCCTCGACGCCGCCCTGCACACGCTCGCCGAACTGCCGTTCGGGCCCGTGATCCTCTGGATCGTGGGCGCCGGCCTCGCGCTGTACGGCGTGTTCTGCTTCGCGCGGGCGCGCTACGCGCGCATGTGAGAGGATGCCTCAGCCGGAAAGCGCCGCACTATAGCGCGTCAAGAGCCTGCTGTACAGGGATGAAGCCGATATGCGCGGGAAATCGCCAGCCACGATAGCTTGGCTCCACCCCCCGCGCCGGACCCGCCGGCGCCGACCAACCTCGTAACACGGAGGAAGGAAAGCATCATGCTCTGGACCATTCTCGGACTCATCGTCATCGGGCTCATCGCCGGTCTGATCGCTCGCGCAGTCATTCCCGGCAAGCAGAGCATCGGCATCCTGATGACGATCGTCCTCGGCATCGTCGGCTCGTTCGTCGGAGGTTTCCTCGGATTCCTCATCTTCGGCGCCGACCCGCAGGGCGGCTTCCTGCAGCCCTCGGGCATCATCGGCTCGATCATCGGAGCCATCATCGTCCTCGGCATCTACGTCGCGGTCACGCGTCGTCGCAGCGTGACCCGCTGACGCGGCACGCGGCTCCTCTGCCGACGCTGACAGGACCTCGCCCGCCGGGCGTCCTTCGGGACACCCGGCGGGCGAGGTCTTCTGCATACGGCGCGCCCGAGGCCGATGCGGGCGGCCCCTCGGCGCGCACGAACGCAGTCAGCGGGTCGACGCGCGCAGGACGACGCTGGCCGCGGCGGTGATGCGCCGCGGGGCCCCCCGGCCGATCCCCGCGAGGCGGCGGAGCATCAAGGCGACGATCGCGTCGGCCATCTCGTCGTTGCCCGGCTCGATCGTCGAGAGCGGCGGTGTCAGGAATCGCCCCGACTTCACGTTGTCGAACCCTATGACCTGCACCTGTCCCGGAATGTCCCGGCCATTCTCGTGGAGCGCGCGGACGGCGCCCATGGCGCAGGAATCCGTGAGCGCGAAGACGGCGTCGAACTCGCGCGCTTCGTCGAGGAGGGCTCGGATGGTGCGGTAGCCGGCGGCGATGCCGAGGCTGCTCGGGACGATGAGCTCGGCCCGCGGACGCAGCCCTCGGGCCTCATGCGCATCGAGGTACCCCTGCGTGCGGAGGGTCTCGACGGAGTCGCCCTCGTCCGTCGAGCCGCCCAGCACGACGATGGAGCGAGCGCCTCGCTCCATCAGCGCCTCGGTCGCCATGCGCCCGCCGCCCCGGTTGTCCATCACGACGTGGTCGAGGCGCGCTGACAGCGCCCTCTCGCCGAGGAGGATGATCGGCTTCGACGGCGTGATGACGTCGAGATCGGTCGCCTCGCTCGCCGCGACCGCGAGGATGAAACCGTCATAGGTCTCGAGGTGGGACGCGGCGAGAGACTCGACCTCGGCCGAGATCGCACCGCCGGTGATCTCGGTCACCATGCGGACGCCCTGGGCCGCGAAGCGCCTAGACAGCCGGTCGGCGAGCTCGCCGTAGTATTCCTGCGCGAGGGCGGGCAGCCCCAGACCCACCATTCCCGTCCGGCCCCGGCGCAACGAGCGGGCACTCTGATTCAGGCGGTAGCCGAGCGCCTGGATCGCCTCGACGACGCGCTGCGTCGTCTCCGGGCCCACGTGATCCCGTCGCCCGTTGACGACGTTCGAGACGGTCTGGGCCGACACGCCGGCGCGCTGCGCAACATCCTGCATGGTGACGTGCGCTGTGAGATCAGGAGGCCGGGGCTCGTCGCTCAATCGGGAGGGAATCGCTTCGGGGGACATCCCGACTCTACCGGCCCTTTCGCCCGTCGTCCGCGACGTCCTCGTCGCCGCGCCGACGGCCACGAGTGAGCATGTGGCGGTTGTTCGATCAACGAATTCATCCGGATGCCTTGCCATCAGTATGTGTGACCGCTAACATCCGAATACCGCCAATCGGGCGCACCGCACAGAGCAGTGAGCCGGACCTCGACGCCGCTGTCATGTCGCCCAGCCTCGCGGTTCCTTCGGCGTGCCTTCGACGCGCCGTCGGGAGGTCGATGTTGATCGATAAAGGAGACGCGAAGTGAAGGCATCCATCCCTCTCGCCAGCAGGCAGCCGCGCGGCCGACGCCCCTCGCGGCTCGGCACGTACGGGAGGACGCTCCGGCCGATCGCGGCCCTCAGTGCAGCGCTCGTGGCCGGCGCGCTGCTGCTGGCCCCGGGCGGCGCGACGGCGGCCGATCCCTGGAACCCGGACTCGGGCTACACCTCCACCGACAAGGGCGACGGCACCTACACGGTGCCGCTGCTCAACGCGGATGTGCCCGACGTGTCGGTGGAGCGGATCCCCGCGTCGGAGAACGGGGAGGGTCGGGACATCTACTACATGATCAGCACCACGATGCACCTCAGCCCGGGTGCCCCGATCATGAAGTCCTACGACCTCGTCAACTGGGAGATCGTCAACTACGTCTTCGACCGCGCCGACATCAGCGACTCCTTCTCGCTGCGCAACGGACAGACCTCGTACGGCCAGGGCCAGTGGGCCTCGTCGATCCGCTACCACGCCGGCAAGTGGTACGTCGCCTTCAACACCAACAACCTCGGCGGCTCGTACCTCTACGTGACCGACGACATCGACGACGGCTCGTGGGAGCGGATCCCGCTCGGGCGGGCGTACCACGACCCGTCGCTGTTCTTCGACATCGACGGCACGCCCTACATCTTCTACGGGTCGGGTTCGACCAGCGCGGTCAAGCTCTCCAGCGACCTCAAGACCGTCGTCGCGGAGTATCCGCAGATCCTCCGCACCTCGGACTATCCCGGAGCGTCGTTCATCGGAGGCCTCTTCGAGGGCGCGCAGGTGCAGTACATCGACGGCAAGTACTACATCGTCATCATCACGTGGCCGTCCGGGCAGGGGCGTCAGGTGGCGCTCTTCCGCTCCGACTCGCTCCTCGGCCGGTATGCGACGGCCGACGGCAGCAACCCCTACGAGGCGAGGGGAGTGCTCAACTCGAACGGCTTCGCGCAGGGCAGCCTCGTTCCGATCGCGCGCGACGGCGGTGGCACGGACTGGTGGGGCATGTTCTTCCGCGACACCTTCCCGATCGGCCGCATCCCGGCGCTCATCCCGGCCACGTGGTCGAACGGCTGGCCGACGTTCGGCAACAACGGCTCGGTGCCGGTCAACGGCTCGTTCGCCAAGCCCATCGAGCTGTCGCCCGAGGAGGCGCTGTACGAGCGGCAGAAGAGCATCGTGGTCTCGGACGACTTCGACAACGATGCGCCCGAACGGGCCTACATGAACGAGGACTGGACGATCCCCGCCCCGCCGAGCGTCGACCAGTCGCTCCTCGGCGTCGAGCTGCTCGCGAACCCCGGCTTCGAGAACGGCACGACGGGGTGGACGGTCAACGACACCGCGACGATCGCTGCGTCGACGGATGCCGCATCCGGCGCCGGCGCCCTGCAGGTGACGGCTCGCCAGACGACCGGCTCGGGCCCCGCCCAGGACGTCTCGGGGAAGGTGCAGCACAACGTCACGTACGACATCTCGGCGAAGATCAAGTACGAGAACCCCAACAGCCCGGCGACGAAGCAGTTCTTCGTCACCGCCCGCTACGGGAGCACCTTCACCAACCTCGCGAGCGTCACGGCGACGCGCGGTCAGTGGGCGACGCTGTCGGGCAGCTTCACGGTGCCGACGACGCAGAGCCTGTCGTCGATGCGGATCTTCATCGAGACGCCCTGGACGAGCAACGCCAACGCGCTGGCCGCGCCCGACACGCACCTCATGGACTTCACGGTCGACGACGTCTCGCTCAAGGGCCGTCCGCTCACGACCGAGCTCCCGGTCGAGGCCGAGATCGCGCCGAACGGCTCCCGACTCGCGCTGCCCTGGGAGTGGAACCACGCTCCCGACAACCGCTACTGGTCGCTGACCGACCGCGACGGATGGCTGCGCCTGACGACGGGCAAGGTCGTCACGGGCAACACGCGGCACTACAAGCTCGCCAACGACGACGAGGCGACCTTCCTCGAGGAGGCACGCAACACCCTGTCGCAGCGCACCTTCGGCCCGCGCCAGTCGGCCGAGACGAAGCTCGACATCTCGGGTATGAAGAACGGCGACGTCGCAGGCCTCGCCGCGTACAACCGGGGGTTCTCGTACGTCGCGGTCAAGCGCGTGAACGGCGTCAACACGGTGGGCGTGGTCAACCGGGTGCAGCCGTTCACGGCGACGATCGACCAGGCAGCGGTCGAGAGTTTCCTGCCCGGCACGACGGCGGCGCTGGGCTCGGCCACGCAGGTGCACCTCAAGGCGGACCTCGACTTCGCGTCGCCGACGGGTCAGCTGTGGACGACCTTCTACTACAGCCTCGACGGCGGCACCTGGAACCAGCTCGGGACCCGCGTCGGGCCGCAGACGCTCGACGGCGCCCTGACGCACTTCATGGGTCATCGTGTGGGGCTGTTCACCTACGCGACCTCCGAGGCGGGCGGTCATGTCGATTTCGACCACTACCTGCTGAGCGACACGCTCACTGCGCAGAACCTCGCGCTCGACACCAGCGACCTCGATGCCGCGATCGCGCATGCCGCGACGCTTCGCGAGGCCGACTACCCCGCGGCGGAGTGGGCTGAGATGCGCAGGCTCCTCGCGCAGGCCCAGGCCGCGCGCGCCGGCACCTTCGGCACGCAGAACCAGATCGACGCCCCCGAGCGTGCGCTGAGCCTCCAGCTCGCGAAGCTCGGCGTGGTGAAGGTCGACGCGCCGTCGCTGGATGTGTCGGTGCTGGCGTCGACGCGGTGCGTGGCGGGCAAGGCGGTCGTGGCGGTGCAGGCGACGAACGGTGAGGCGGTGCCGGTGGCGCTGTCGATCTCGTCGGCGTACGGGTCGAAGACGGTCGCTGAGCTGGCGGCGGGCAAGACCACGGCGCAGGCGTTTACGTCGCGTCTGGTGTCGGTGCCGGAGGGTTCGGCGTCGGTGCAGGCTTCGGCCACGGTCGAGGGGAAGGCGGTGTCGGTGACGCTCGATGCACCGTACGCCGCGCGTTCCTGCGGCTGAGCGAACCGGCGGCCCGGGGTGCGGTGCCCCGGGCCGCCTTCCCCCCCGCGCAGGCGAGGCACCTCGCCTTCCGCGCCAGAGACTCCCGGGCCGGGGATCGGCTGACACGACCCGGCCCGGGACTGCAAGAAATCGCAGAACAAGGAGGATATCTCTTGGAGATGAGACTGGAGAGGCGAACCCGGCAACGGTTCGCCGCGATGGCGGCGGCAGGGCTGCTGCTCGTCGCCGGACTGGCCATGGCCGGCCCCGCATCGGCCGCCGACGAGGAGCTGATCACCAACGGCGGCTTCGAGAACGGCGCCACCGGCTGGTTCGCGAACAACGGCAACGCGGCCGACGGAGCGACGCTCACCGTGACGAGCGACGCGTACGCGGGCACGAACGCGCTGCGCGCCTCGGCCCGCAAGACGACGGGGTCGGGCCCCATGCAGGACCTGTCGGGCAAGCTGCAGGCGGGCAGCACCTACACCGTCAAGGCCCGGGTCAAGTACGACAACCCGAACAGCCCCGCGACGAAGCAGTTCTTCATCACGATGCACTACGGCGGCGGCACCTACACGAACCTCGGTTCGGTCACTCCGCAGCGCGGGCAGTGGGGGGCCATCAACGCCACCTTCACGATCCCCGCGTCGCAGAGCGTCGCAACGACCCGCATCTTCATCGAGACGCCGTGGGTCGACTCGGCGACCGCGGCCGCGGCGCCCGACACGCACCTGATGGACTTCACGGTCGACGACGTGTCGCTCGTGGGCACGCCTCCGCCCCCGCCGCCCTCCAAGACGATCGAGGTCGTGGGCAAGCTCCCGGGCGAGCACAACCCGCTCATCGGCCACAAGTTCGGCGCCGACGGCTTCGGCTTCGTCGACAAGGGCCGCGTGTACATGTACATGACCAATGACACGCAGGGCTACGCACCCAACCCGCTCACGGGCGTCTCGCCGTCGATCAACTACGGCAACATCAACCAGATCACCCTGATCTCGTCGACCGACCTCGTGAACTGGGTCGACCACGGCGAGATCCAGGTCGCGGGGCCGACCGGCGTCGCCCCGTTCACGAACAACTCGTGGGCTCCGGGCATGGCCAAGAAGGTGGTGAACGGCAAGGAGAAGTACTTCCTCTACTACGCCAACGGCGGCGGCTCGAGCAATGTCCTCACGGGCGATTCCCCGGTCGGGCCGTGGGTGAGCGAGCGCACGAGCACGCTCATCAACAGCAGCACCCCCGGCGCCCAGGGCGTCAGCTGGCTGTTCGACCCCGCGCCGCTCGTGGACGACGACGGCAAGAGCTACCTCTACTTCGGCGGTGGCCCCGCTTCGACGAGCTTCCCGGCCGCCGAGCGGTTCAACAACCCGAAGAACATCCGCGTGATCCAGCTCGGCGACGACATGGTGTCCACGCAGGGCACGGCTGCGGTCGTGGACGCTCCGGTGGCCTTCGAGGCTGCCCAGGTGTTCAAGCGCGGCGACAAGTACTACCTCTCGTACTCGTCGCACTTCGGCGGCACCGACTTCGGCGGCAACCAGACGCCGCTGCCGGGCTACCCGGGTGGCGGCCAGATCGGCTACATGATCTCGGACGACCCGATGTCGTGGCCGAAGGAGAAGTACGCCGGAGTGCTGTTCCCGAACCAGTCGCAGTTCTTCGGAGCCGGCACGGGTGGCAACAACCACCAGTCCGTGTTCGAGTACGAGGGCAAGTACTACTTCACGTACCACGCTCCGACGCTCAACAAGCGGATCAACGGAAACACCACCCAGGGCTACCGCAGCCCGCACATCGAGGAGCTGAGCTTCAATGCAGACGGCACCGCGAAGCAGGTCGTCGGCACGTACCAGGGCGTCCAGCAGGTGCGTGACTTCGACCCGTACCGCGTGTTCGAGGCGGAGACCTTCGGCTGGAGCAAGGGCGTCGCGACGGCGAAGACCTCGGGCGCAAGCACCGAGTTCGGTGCGACCGCGCCGAACCTCGCCGTGACGGATATCGACAACGGCGACTGGACGGGCCTCTCGTCGGTCGCGCTCGGCGAGAGCGGCGCAGCGTCGGTGACGGTCAAGGTCAAGCCGCTCCAGTCGGGCGGTTCCATCCAGGTGCGCGCCGG
This region includes:
- a CDS encoding DUF1206 domain-containing protein, which encodes MDNTPQAAARAAQDSTAFRVAARIGYIVLGILHLVIGGIAISIATGGGGEADQGGAMEQIGKAPLGVFVLWLIVLGLVALAGWQVAEALLERDPDTKKKWGHRAKYIGTALIYLAIAGTALVYALGGQSDSSESTQTFSAQLMSTGPGVVLVAVIGLGVAAIGVAFIFRGATRAFEKHLDLPDNPARRGIVTFGVVGYIAKGIAVGITGILFIAAALTHDPETAGGLDAALHTLAELPFGPVILWIVGAGLALYGVFCFARARYARM
- a CDS encoding GlsB/YeaQ/YmgE family stress response membrane protein; amino-acid sequence: MLWTILGLIVIGLIAGLIARAVIPGKQSIGILMTIVLGIVGSFVGGFLGFLIFGADPQGGFLQPSGIIGSIIGAIIVLGIYVAVTRRRSVTR
- a CDS encoding LacI family DNA-binding transcriptional regulator, with translation MQDVAQRAGVSAQTVSNVVNGRRDHVGPETTQRVVEAIQALGYRLNQSARSLRRGRTGMVGLGLPALAQEYYGELADRLSRRFAAQGVRMVTEITGGAISAEVESLAASHLETYDGFILAVAASEATDLDVITPSKPIILLGERALSARLDHVVMDNRGGGRMATEALMERGARSIVVLGGSTDEGDSVETLRTQGYLDAHEARGLRPRAELIVPSSLGIAAGYRTIRALLDEAREFDAVFALTDSCAMGAVRALHENGRDIPGQVQVIGFDNVKSGRFLTPPLSTIEPGNDEMADAIVALMLRRLAGIGRGAPRRITAAASVVLRASTR
- a CDS encoding family 43 glycosylhydrolase codes for the protein MKASIPLASRQPRGRRPSRLGTYGRTLRPIAALSAALVAGALLLAPGGATAADPWNPDSGYTSTDKGDGTYTVPLLNADVPDVSVERIPASENGEGRDIYYMISTTMHLSPGAPIMKSYDLVNWEIVNYVFDRADISDSFSLRNGQTSYGQGQWASSIRYHAGKWYVAFNTNNLGGSYLYVTDDIDDGSWERIPLGRAYHDPSLFFDIDGTPYIFYGSGSTSAVKLSSDLKTVVAEYPQILRTSDYPGASFIGGLFEGAQVQYIDGKYYIVIITWPSGQGRQVALFRSDSLLGRYATADGSNPYEARGVLNSNGFAQGSLVPIARDGGGTDWWGMFFRDTFPIGRIPALIPATWSNGWPTFGNNGSVPVNGSFAKPIELSPEEALYERQKSIVVSDDFDNDAPERAYMNEDWTIPAPPSVDQSLLGVELLANPGFENGTTGWTVNDTATIAASTDAASGAGALQVTARQTTGSGPAQDVSGKVQHNVTYDISAKIKYENPNSPATKQFFVTARYGSTFTNLASVTATRGQWATLSGSFTVPTTQSLSSMRIFIETPWTSNANALAAPDTHLMDFTVDDVSLKGRPLTTELPVEAEIAPNGSRLALPWEWNHAPDNRYWSLTDRDGWLRLTTGKVVTGNTRHYKLANDDEATFLEEARNTLSQRTFGPRQSAETKLDISGMKNGDVAGLAAYNRGFSYVAVKRVNGVNTVGVVNRVQPFTATIDQAAVESFLPGTTAALGSATQVHLKADLDFASPTGQLWTTFYYSLDGGTWNQLGTRVGPQTLDGALTHFMGHRVGLFTYATSEAGGHVDFDHYLLSDTLTAQNLALDTSDLDAAIAHAATLREADYPAAEWAEMRRLLAQAQAARAGTFGTQNQIDAPERALSLQLAKLGVVKVDAPSLDVSVLASTRCVAGKAVVAVQATNGEAVPVALSISSAYGSKTVAELAAGKTTAQAFTSRLVSVPEGSASVQASATVEGKAVSVTLDAPYAARSCG
- a CDS encoding family 43 glycosylhydrolase; translated protein: MRLERRTRQRFAAMAAAGLLLVAGLAMAGPASAADEELITNGGFENGATGWFANNGNAADGATLTVTSDAYAGTNALRASARKTTGSGPMQDLSGKLQAGSTYTVKARVKYDNPNSPATKQFFITMHYGGGTYTNLGSVTPQRGQWGAINATFTIPASQSVATTRIFIETPWVDSATAAAAPDTHLMDFTVDDVSLVGTPPPPPPSKTIEVVGKLPGEHNPLIGHKFGADGFGFVDKGRVYMYMTNDTQGYAPNPLTGVSPSINYGNINQITLISSTDLVNWVDHGEIQVAGPTGVAPFTNNSWAPGMAKKVVNGKEKYFLYYANGGGSSNVLTGDSPVGPWVSERTSTLINSSTPGAQGVSWLFDPAPLVDDDGKSYLYFGGGPASTSFPAAERFNNPKNIRVIQLGDDMVSTQGTAAVVDAPVAFEAAQVFKRGDKYYLSYSSHFGGTDFGGNQTPLPGYPGGGQIGYMISDDPMSWPKEKYAGVLFPNQSQFFGAGTGGNNHQSVFEYEGKYYFTYHAPTLNKRINGNTTQGYRSPHIEELSFNADGTAKQVVGTYQGVQQVRDFDPYRVFEAETFGWSKGVATAKTSGASTEFGATAPNLAVTDIDNGDWTGLSSVALGESGAASVTVKVKPLQSGGSIQVRAGSETGAVLGTIPVTGSAGQWTELSAPLEGAAGTQDVFFTYSGPAGDLFELDTYAFTAAPEEPSLDVSVLASTRCVAGKAVVAVQATNGEAVPVALSISSAYGSKAVAELAAGKTTAQAFTSRLVSVPEGSASVQASATVEGKAVSVTLDAPYAARSCG